GTCGCTTGGTGCCACTTCGAGGTACAGCGGAATGCTTAGCAGCGATTCGTTGCTGGCCAGCGACGTTGTCACGGCACTGACATCCAGACCCAGACGGACTTGCGCCGTGTGCGCGGTGGTACCCACTCCGCCGACACCAATCTGCGGCGGTTCAATGATGCTCAGCGTCAGGCTGACGCTTGCGATACCGGGTATTCCCACGGTCGTTGCAGGCAGGGCTACGGCGTTCTTGCTGTCGCCGGCCATGATCACGGAGCTGAGTATGTCCAGCGCATTGACGTTGGTGTTCAGCGCGGCATTCGGGTCGGTGGTGTTTGCGTTGACGTCGAGGACGTCGCCGAGCGTGATCGGCACATCGCCGAGCTGGGCTTTGATCAGGGCGATCTGCTGGTCGACAAAAGTGAGGTCGATGCCCGCCGCGGCGGGGTTCTTCGAAAGCACCTGTGCATAGGCATCAAGGAAGTTGCCGACGGTAATGGGAGCCTGCAGCACGCTGTCGACGGTGCCGGCGTCGATATTCATCTGTTTGACCAGGTCGAGCAGCGAGATGTCGGTGTTGGCGATGCCGTTGTAGCTGAGCAACTGCAGCCCGAGCGAAGTGCCCAGGGTGGTGTTGAGCAACTGGTTGAGCGGGCTGCTCGAGTCGATACCCAGCAGTCGCGAACCGACCGAAAAGGCCGCGATCGGATCGCCGTTGACGGCGACGGCGTCCGCGTTGACCGGGAAGGTGGATTTCCAGGCCAGGCCCCACAGCGCCGGTAGCTGTCGATGCGCGACCACCTTGATCGCTGCGACGCTGCTGGCCGAAGCAGGCAGCAGCACGCTGGAACCGTTGGCGGGTTGCCCGCCGCAGCTGATGTCGATGCTGGTGTAGCCGTTTGCCGTGGTGCCGCCGTTCTCGACGGCATTGCCGGATGCCGCTACATAAGGTGTGGAGCCTGCCGCACAGCTGGTGCCGGTCAGTTGCTGGGCGCCGGACAGCGCGGCCATGTCTGCCACTTTCTGGACATCGTTGTGGGCCCAGTACAGATAGCCGACCTCTGCGATGCCGAGGATGCTGATCAGTCCGAGCAGCATCAGCATCATCGCGATCGCGATGGCGCCGCGCTGGCGGCGCGGGTCGGCTGCGTGATGGCGGGCCCGTGCCTTCATGCGCTACCTGACACCGTTGCCGCCCTTGCTGACGGTGGTTTCGAAGAACTCGGGGATCGGATGGCTGAAGCTCTGCATGTAGCGGCGATAGGCGGCGCTGGCCTCATCGCCCAGCATCGGCAGGGCCGGGCCGGCGTGGGTGCCGCTGACCTGCATGCGCAGGAGCCTGCGCGTGACGTATCCGATGGCATCGGGGTCGGTTTCCTGGGCGGGTTCGGAGGTGGGGGCGACGGCCATGTCGGCGGCGGGGGCTGCACTGGGGACCGGGACTTGCGCTGGCATGGCCTGCATTGGCACGGCCACGGCGTCGGGCGTGGTGGCCGGCGGCGCGGCCACCGCATGCGCGCCATCCACCATCTGTCCGGTAATCGGCTGCTGCTGGGCAAGTACGGCCGTGCATGGCAGCAGCCCCAGCGCGACGAACGCCATGACCTGGCGCATGAGGGGCATGGGTATATTCATGGGTTGGTCCCTTGCGTCGATGAAGTCGGGCCGAAGCGGTCGAGCACGCCGCCCGGAATGCCGGATATCCCGGTGGCTACCGGTATCTGCCGGGGCGAATGGCTAACCGGGGTGACGGTTGCCGTCGAGGATGCATTGGTGCTCGACGATGTGATGCGCAGACGTGTCGCCAGGCGACGGATCGCATCGCGGGAAGCTTGCGGCAGCTTGGCGCCCTGCATGATGGCGTCGGCCTGTTGAGGGTCGCCGTCCAGCAGTGCCCACAGCGCCAGGTTGGCCATCGCCTGCATGTCCGATGGTTCCAACTGCGCAGCCTTGGCCAGCGGCTCGTGCGCGGCGGTGACATGTCCGGCACACAGCCGCGCGTAGCCGAGGTCGCTGAGGTAGGCGGCGTCGATGGGGTCGAGATACACCGCTTTCTGCAGGTCCTGCTCGGCCTGCGCGTGTTCGCCTGCGCGTGCGGCGATCAGGCCTAGGCCATGCCAGGCGGCGGCGGCCTGGTCGCTGTGCAGCAGGCCGCGATAAACCGCCGCGGCGGCGTTGTCCTGGCCGGTCTCGCGCAGGGCGTCGGCACGCAGGCGGCGAAGCTCGGGTGGGCTGCCGTAGCGGAGCCGGTACGCATCGATGTGGGCCAGCGAAGCGTAATAGGCTCCCTGCTGCTGCATCTTGCGGATCAGCTGCAGGTAGACGTCCTGGTTGTCGTGCGGCGAACTGCCCGGTTCCACCAGGCTGGCCGTCGGCACGTGGTTGGGATAGCCGCTGCGAATGCCGCAGCTGGCGAGCAGCATCGTGGCCATGGCCATGCCGGCAGATGCGGCCAGCCGGATGGATCGGGGTGGATCCGCACGGTGTCCACCGCGGCGTGGCCCGTCAGCGTGGCGCCTGTCCATTTCAGTGTCCCCCCATGCGCGACATCGTGCCGATCAACGCCACCACTGCCGGTCCGGCCAGTACCAGCATCAGCGCGGGCAGCAGGGTCAGCATCATCACCACGGTCATCTTCACCGACAGCTTGCCGGTCTTTTCCTTCATGCTCATCTTGCGCTGTTCGCGCAGACGGTCGGCGAACTGGCGCAGCGGCTCCTGCACCGCGCCGCCGTGCTCGTGCACCTGCACGATCATCTGCACCAGGCTGCGCATGTCGTCGTTGTCGAACGATTCGGCCAGCCGGCGCAGCGACTGTGCGCGCGGTCGACCGTGCATGTAGGACGTATTGGCGTCGCGCAGTTCGCGCCCGAGCACCGGGAGCACGCTCGGAAAGCGTTCGGCGATGGTCTGCAGACTCTGGTCCATGCTGAAGCCGACTCCCTGCAGCAGGCGCAGAAGATCGATCAGTAGAGGCAGCTCATCGCGTGCCTGTCGGCGCAGACGGTCGGCCCAAGCGTGCAGCGCAAACTTCGGAAGCAGGACGCCCAGCGCCAGCGCGGCGAGCAACTCGCACAGCCCGCGGACGCCGGCCGGATGCAGCCAGACGCCGATCGTCAGCGGCAGCAGCAAAGCCAGTACCAGGCGAAAACCGAGATAGGTGGCCCGGCCGGCCGCGGTGTTGCGATTGGCTTGGTCGAGCAGCAGGCGGTCTTCTGGTGCCAGCAGGGCCTTGCCCAGGCCATGACCCTCGAAGCGGCGGCCGATCGCCTGCACCGCATCCAGCATGCGTTGCCAAGGGCTGCGCGGATCGGGCTTGGCTTCTTCGGCCAGCGGCTTGTGCTGCAACGCCCGTTCGATCACCTGCGTCTGCTGATGCCCACTGCGATAGCGCTGCATCATCGCCAGCGCGAACAGCAGGGCGCCGCAGGCCAGGGCGATCAATGCGAGGACAAGGAGTGCCGTCTCGATCATAGCGACTTGGCCAGGCGATACAGCAGGAAGCCGCCGAGCAGTTCCAGCACCAGCGCGATCAGCAGGATCTTCTGCCCCAGTGGATGGTGGAACATCGGCGTGAAGAAAGTCGGGTGCATCAGCGTCATGAAGGTGGCCACGGCCACTGGCAGCAGGCCCAGGACCCAGGCGGACATGCGGGTTTCGGATGTGATGGCACGCAGTTCCTGCTGCGCCTGATCGAGGTCGCGCATGAAATCGCTCATGCGCTGCAGGATCTGGTCGGCGCGACCGCCCATGCGCATGCCGGTACCCAGCACCACGTGCAGCAGTTCGAGCGACTGCAGCCGGTACGGCCGGGAGGCCAGCTGCAGCGCCTGGTCGAGATCGTTGCCGGCGCGTACCGACAGCATCGCCCGGTCGAGCACTGCTCGCAGCGGCATCTGTACCGACGATGCGGTTACCTGGAAGGCCATCGGCAGGCTGTTGCCGATCCCGGCAAGCCGGACCATGCCGTCGAGAAAGTCGGGCAGCTGGCGCAGCAGCTGTTTCTGCAGCCGTTCGATGCGGGTACGTAGCCATAACCAGACCACCGCCGCGTAAAGCCCCAGCATCAACGGCACGGCCCATGCGCTGCTGACGCGCCACCAGCCGAACAGCGCCAGCATTAGGCCCAGCGCCAGTGCAATGGCGGGCAGACGCACTCCGGTCGGTAGGCCGGCGCGCAGGCAGAGGTTGTCGGTCGGCAGGCTATCGCTCCGGCGGCGTCGGGCGACCGCTTTTGCCGGTGCGGCGGCAACGGTGGGCGTGCCGGCCAGGCGCTGCTCGATATGCGCCAGGCTGCGCTGCTGCTGCTGTCGCGCCGTACCGAGCCACCACAGCTCGATGGCCGCGGCGAGCGCGAGCAGTACCAGACTCAGCAGCGCCAGCACCTGGGTCATGGCAACGTTCCGCCGCCTTCGCGCAGGAACTGGCGGAACGGCTCCAGCTTGTGCGTATGCGGGTGGAAGCCCAGGCCGGGCCAGCGGTCGTGCTCGGTGCCTTCCATGTCCACGAAGGTCTCGTGCCGATACATTTCCTGGGTGGTGATGATGTTGTCGCCCACGCCAGTGACCTCGGCGATGGACGAGATCACGCGGCGACCATTGCTGAGCCGTGCGATCTGGACGATGAAGTCGATCGCGCTGGCGATCTGCCGGCGCAGACTGTTCTCGCTGCCCTGGAAGCCGGCGAAGCCGGAAAGCATCTCCAGGCGGTAGAGCGCATCGCGCGGCGAGTTCGCATGGATGGTGGACATCGAGCCGTCGTGGCCGGTGTTCATCGCCTGCATCATTTCCAGTACCTCGGCGCCGCGCACCTCGCCGACGATGATGCGGTCGGGGCGCATGCGCAGGCTGTTGCGCACCAGCTCGCGGATGTTCACCGCGCCGTCGCCGTCGAAACTGCCGAGGCGGCTTTCCAGCCGGACCACGTGCGGATGGTTGAGCGACAGCTCGGCGGTGTCCTCGATGGTGATCACGCGCTCGTTTTTCGGGATGAACGAGGCCAGAGCATTGAGCAGCGAGGTTTTGCCCGAGCTGGTGCCGCCCGAAATCATGATGTTGCAGCGGCCCAGCACGGCGGCCTGCAGCAGGGTATGGATGGCCTTGTCGAAGGTGCCGCGTCTGAGCAGCTCGTCCGGCGTGAACGGGTCCTTGCGGAACTTGCGGATGGAGATGCTGGGGCCGGTGACCGACAGTGGTTCGATGATCGCATTGAGACGGCCGCCGTTGGGCAGGCGTGCATCGACCATCGGGTTCGACTCGTCGAGTCGGCGACCGAGCGGTGCAAGGATGCGGCGCACGATGCGCAGCAGGTGTCGGTTGTCGCTGAAGCGCACGCCCGGTTCGCGGTCCAGCACGCCGCCGCGCGACACGTACACGTCGTCGAAGCCGTTGATCAGGATGTCCTCGACCTCCGGGTCCATCAGCAGGTCATCGAGCGGACCGAAGCCGGTCAGCTCCTTCACCAAGGCATCGGCGACCTTGCGCATTTCGGTCTCGTTGACCGGAATGCGCCACTCCTGCACGAAGCCCGTGGTCTCCGTGTTGACGTACTTGACCACGGTGTCGTGCGACCACGAGCCGATGTCCAGCCGCTGGTCCTCGATGCGGTTGAGCAGGAATTCGTGCGCGGCGGACAGCACATCCTGAAAGTGCTGGGTCTGTTCGAAAGGTACGCTGTGCGCCGCACCGTTCAGCGCGTCCTCGTCACGACGCATGGCGGCGGACAGGCGGGTATTCGGCGGGTTCATTTGGCTTTCCATCGGGTAGCTCCCCCAAGCGGAATCAATTTCTTCCAGCGCGACTTGGCCGATGCGCGCGGCGTGCTGATACGCAGTCGGGCGAGCAAGGGCGCCAGGGCGCGTATATACGGATCGCGCGGCGCGAGCTGGTGCAGCAACAGGCCCTGACTGGCGGCGCCGCGCAGTGCGCGCATGCGGCTGGGCAGCGTGGCCAGCAGGGTCAGGTCGAAGCGTTTCGCGATCTGTTCGGCGGTGACCGCGCACTCGCTGTCGTAGCGGTTGACGATCAGCGACAGGCGATGGTCGCGCACGCCCGCACGCTCCAGTTCGCGCAGGCGCGCGTCCAGCGAGACCATCGCGCCGATGCTCTGTTCGGCAACCAGCCAGATCTCGTCAGCCGTCTGCAGCAGGGCATGCGGAATCTGTTCCGCGGACAGGCCGCCCAGATCGCACAGCATCAGGTCCATGTGGTCGAGCAGGCGATCGACAAGTACGCCGGCCTCGGCCGCATCCGCGGCTGGCAGCGGCTTGCCGGTACCCTGCGAAAGCACCGCCAGGCGGCTGGAATGCCTCGACAGCGCCGTCCGCAGCAGGGTGGCATCGATGCGGCTGGCATTGCGCAGCGCATCGCTGAAATGGAATTCGCCGACCACGCCGAGATACAGCTCGGTGTCACCCGCCGGCTGGCCAAGGTCCAGCAGCAGGGCCCGTGCGGCCGGTTCCTCCATAGCCGGGTCTGCCGGGCTGTTGCCGGATTTGTCCGTCGGGTTGCGCGGTGGCATGGCCTGTACGCCCAGGTGCGCGGCCAGGGTGCTGGTACCTACGCCGGGACGAACGCCCAGCAGCAGGATCAGCTGCCCGCGACGGCGGGTTGCCTGGGTACCCTGCGCACGTGCGTTGGTCGGCAGTTCCAGCGCATGTTCGAGCAGGGTACGGATGTCCTCGTCGCTGGCATCCATGTCCAGGAAGTCCAGCACGCCGGCGCGCAGGGCCGCGAGCACACCGGCGGCATTGTCGGCGGTGGTGGCGCCGACGCCGAACAGCGGAAGCCCGGGCGCCAGTGCGGTGAGTCGGCTGGCCAGCGCGGTCGATGCCTGGGCATGACCGGGGCTGTAATCCAGCAGGATCAGATGCTGCCCGTGTTCCTGGCGCTCCCAACGCTCAGGCGAGAACAGCCGGCTGTCCTCCCACTGCACGTTGGCCAGCTTGTGCAGGCGTGCCGCCAGCCGCTCCGCGCGCGCTTCATCCGGCGAGTAGAACAGTACCTTCACGTCGGCGCGCTGTCTGGCAAGGGGAAAAATGGACGCTATCGCATGCATGACGTCGCTCGTGTCTAGCGGGAGAATCCGGGCATCTGGTCCGGGCCGGCGGGTGTAAGCAGCCACTGCCCCCATACCGATGGATCGCCCGCTGTCTCGTGCTCGCCCGGCAGCGGCAGCTTGGTGCCGCGTGCGATGGGGTGCACCAGGTGCGGTGTCACCATGATCACCAGCTCCTTGTCCTGGCGGCTGTATTTCAAGTCGCGGAAGAACGCGCCGATGATCGGGATGTCGCCAAGCAGGGGGATCTTGTCGACTTCGGAAGTAATGTTCTGACTGACCAGGCCGCCGATCACGAAGGTCTCGCCATCACCCAGCTCGACCGTGGTGTCCGCGCGGCGCGTGGTGATGGCGGGTACGGCAACACCGTCCAGTTGCACGGCATTGGTGTAATCGAGGTCGCTTGCCTCGGGCGCCACCTTCAGCGCGATCCGGTTCGGGCCCAGCACGGTGGGTGTCACGGTCAGGCCGATGCCGAACTTCTTGTAGGTGATGGTGGTGGTGCCCAGGCCCTGCGGCTCGGGTATCGGCAATTCGCCACCGGCCAGAAAGCTGGCGCTCTGGCCGGACAACGCCACCAGGGTAGGCTCGGCCAGCACGCGCGCCATGCCTTGTCCCCTGAGAAGGTTCAGATCGGCGGCCCAGCTGTGGGCGCCATTGATGTGGCTCAGCACGAGGCCGAACGCCGAGGAAATACTGCCGGTGGAACTGCTGCTGGAGCCCGGGCTGGTGAAGCTGAAACCGTTGTGCAGGGTTTTGTTGCTGAAGCCCAGTCCGAATTCATCCAGCGCCGTCTTGTCGAACTCCACCACCTTCACGTCCACCTGCACCACTCCGCCGCTGGCGACGGTGGAGGTATCGGTGACGGTTCCTTTCGCGCCGGCAGCCGTGGTGGCCGCCTGCAGCGCGCGTTCGTGCGCAAGCATCGTAGGGGTGCTGCCGCTCAACACGGCCTGATGGCCCTGCACGGCAAGGTGGGTGCCGCTGCCTTGCTGCAGCTGGTCCTGCAGTGCGCCGTTCACGCGGATACGCAGGCGTTGCGGTGAAGCATCGCCGCGTTCCCACAGCAGCAGGGTGGTTTCGCCGGCATGCTTGCCGACCAGCAGGGCATGCCGGCTGTCGCGGATGCGGACCACGTCGACGACCGAAGGATCGGCGATGGCGATGCGTTCCAGACTGGCCGGCAGGTACCAGGGGCGTTGCTCGTGCAGTTGCAGGGTCACGTCCGGTGTCGCCGCCGCGGCGACGCTGGGCGGGACGCCCCATGCCGCCACGGCGACCGTGCCGGCCAGGATACCGGTCAGCATGCGCCAGGAAAAAGTCATGGATGAAGTCCGTCGCATCATAGGGAATGAGCCTGTGTACCGCGGATGATTTCGATGCGTTGCACGCGTTGACGGTCATGGCGCGCAATCAGCGGGCGCACGATCGCCTGCCCGGCCAGGCCCAGCCCGTCGATACCTTCATAAGCCTGGTTTTCGGGCGAGCCCAGCATGTGTCGTTGCGCGGGAGTGAGCCGGGCCAGCGTGGGCAGCACAGAGCGCGTTTTCGGGAACAGCGCGAGATCAGGCTCGCGGGTGTCGATCGGGTTGCGCAGGGCCAGGTCCAGCTTGCCGTCCTGCATGCCGAGCAGCAGCTGATCCACTTCATCGACGGGCACGGCGAGCACGGCGGTATGTGGCGGACGTCGATCGGTGGCTGCGGTGGCCTTCTTGTCGGCGCTGGCATGGCTGGCCTGCGCGACGACGGGCAGGCCCTGCGTGCCATAGGCAAGCACGCGCAGGTGCGAAAGCAGCAGGCGGGTCTGCGGACGCTTCATTTCCGCATCATGGTTGTCGAAGGACGGCGCCGGGCGCAGGCTCAGGAAAACGTCCACGTAGTCGCCCG
This window of the Dyella sp. A6 genome carries:
- a CDS encoding DUF3613 domain-containing protein, with the translated sequence MPLMRQVMAFVALGLLPCTAVLAQQQPITGQMVDGAHAVAAPPATTPDAVAVPMQAMPAQVPVPSAAPAADMAVAPTSEPAQETDPDAIGYVTRRLLRMQVSGTHAGPALPMLGDEASAAYRRYMQSFSHPIPEFFETTVSKGGNGVR
- a CDS encoding tetratricopeptide repeat protein → MAMATMLLASCGIRSGYPNHVPTASLVEPGSSPHDNQDVYLQLIRKMQQQGAYYASLAHIDAYRLRYGSPPELRRLRADALRETGQDNAAAAVYRGLLHSDQAAAAWHGLGLIAARAGEHAQAEQDLQKAVYLDPIDAAYLSDLGYARLCAGHVTAAHEPLAKAAQLEPSDMQAMANLALWALLDGDPQQADAIMQGAKLPQASRDAIRRLATRLRITSSSTNASSTATVTPVSHSPRQIPVATGISGIPGGVLDRFGPTSSTQGTNP
- a CDS encoding type II secretion system F family protein gives rise to the protein MIETALLVLALIALACGALLFALAMMQRYRSGHQQTQVIERALQHKPLAEEAKPDPRSPWQRMLDAVQAIGRRFEGHGLGKALLAPEDRLLLDQANRNTAAGRATYLGFRLVLALLLPLTIGVWLHPAGVRGLCELLAALALGVLLPKFALHAWADRLRRQARDELPLLIDLLRLLQGVGFSMDQSLQTIAERFPSVLPVLGRELRDANTSYMHGRPRAQSLRRLAESFDNDDMRSLVQMIVQVHEHGGAVQEPLRQFADRLREQRKMSMKEKTGKLSVKMTVVMMLTLLPALMLVLAGPAVVALIGTMSRMGGH
- a CDS encoding type II secretion system F family protein, encoding MTQVLALLSLVLLALAAAIELWWLGTARQQQQRSLAHIEQRLAGTPTVAAAPAKAVARRRRSDSLPTDNLCLRAGLPTGVRLPAIALALGLMLALFGWWRVSSAWAVPLMLGLYAAVVWLWLRTRIERLQKQLLRQLPDFLDGMVRLAGIGNSLPMAFQVTASSVQMPLRAVLDRAMLSVRAGNDLDQALQLASRPYRLQSLELLHVVLGTGMRMGGRADQILQRMSDFMRDLDQAQQELRAITSETRMSAWVLGLLPVAVATFMTLMHPTFFTPMFHHPLGQKILLIALVLELLGGFLLYRLAKSL
- a CDS encoding CpaF family protein, yielding MRRDEDALNGAAHSVPFEQTQHFQDVLSAAHEFLLNRIEDQRLDIGSWSHDTVVKYVNTETTGFVQEWRIPVNETEMRKVADALVKELTGFGPLDDLLMDPEVEDILINGFDDVYVSRGGVLDREPGVRFSDNRHLLRIVRRILAPLGRRLDESNPMVDARLPNGGRLNAIIEPLSVTGPSISIRKFRKDPFTPDELLRRGTFDKAIHTLLQAAVLGRCNIMISGGTSSGKTSLLNALASFIPKNERVITIEDTAELSLNHPHVVRLESRLGSFDGDGAVNIRELVRNSLRMRPDRIIVGEVRGAEVLEMMQAMNTGHDGSMSTIHANSPRDALYRLEMLSGFAGFQGSENSLRRQIASAIDFIVQIARLSNGRRVISSIAEVTGVGDNIITTQEMYRHETFVDMEGTEHDRWPGLGFHPHTHKLEPFRQFLREGGGTLP
- a CDS encoding fimbrial protein: MHAIASIFPLARQRADVKVLFYSPDEARAERLAARLHKLANVQWEDSRLFSPERWERQEHGQHLILLDYSPGHAQASTALASRLTALAPGLPLFGVGATTADNAAGVLAALRAGVLDFLDMDASDEDIRTLLEHALELPTNARAQGTQATRRRGQLILLLGVRPGVGTSTLAAHLGVQAMPPRNPTDKSGNSPADPAMEEPAARALLLDLGQPAGDTELYLGVVGEFHFSDALRNASRIDATLLRTALSRHSSRLAVLSQGTGKPLPAADAAEAGVLVDRLLDHMDLMLCDLGGLSAEQIPHALLQTADEIWLVAEQSIGAMVSLDARLRELERAGVRDHRLSLIVNRYDSECAVTAEQIAKRFDLTLLATLPSRMRALRGAASQGLLLHQLAPRDPYIRALAPLLARLRISTPRASAKSRWKKLIPLGGATRWKAK
- a CDS encoding type II and III secretion system protein family protein produces the protein MTFSWRMLTGILAGTVAVAAWGVPPSVAAAATPDVTLQLHEQRPWYLPASLERIAIADPSVVDVVRIRDSRHALLVGKHAGETTLLLWERGDASPQRLRIRVNGALQDQLQQGSGTHLAVQGHQAVLSGSTPTMLAHERALQAATTAAGAKGTVTDTSTVASGGVVQVDVKVVEFDKTALDEFGLGFSNKTLHNGFSFTSPGSSSSSTGSISSAFGLVLSHINGAHSWAADLNLLRGQGMARVLAEPTLVALSGQSASFLAGGELPIPEPQGLGTTTITYKKFGIGLTVTPTVLGPNRIALKVAPEASDLDYTNAVQLDGVAVPAITTRRADTTVELGDGETFVIGGLVSQNITSEVDKIPLLGDIPIIGAFFRDLKYSRQDKELVIMVTPHLVHPIARGTKLPLPGEHETAGDPSVWGQWLLTPAGPDQMPGFSR
- the cpaB gene encoding Flp pilus assembly protein CpaB; this translates as MQKITRIAALMLVVIAVVLAIVAFGLGRRNARTQAQAHTGNTPVSAAAATDTAGMAHLVTAMQALPAGRPIAASALHLMATAHAPPDSYATVDAVAGDVPLVAIPAGTTITRGLLAHGLAMEIKPGERALAVPVDEASAAGNHIHPGDYVDVFLSLRPAPSFDNHDAEMKRPQTRLLLSHLRVLAYGTQGLPVVAQASHASADKKATAATDRRPPHTAVLAVPVDEVDQLLLGMQDGKLDLALRNPIDTREPDLALFPKTRSVLPTLARLTPAQRHMLGSPENQAYEGIDGLGLAGQAIVRPLIARHDRQRVQRIEIIRGTQAHSL